A window of Loxodonta africana isolate mLoxAfr1 chromosome 3, mLoxAfr1.hap2, whole genome shotgun sequence genomic DNA:
GCTTGGGGACAAGATTTAAGGCTGTGAACTGCATGCCCATGGGCAGGTGCCCTGTGTGATTTGGGGCCAGCTTCCCCATTAGCGAAAGCCCATTAAGCACTCTCCCAAGAATACTGAGGTTGCTAAAGACTCTGTGTTTATTAAGCACCAAGTGTCCTCAGAGATAGGTGTGCTACATAAATACAAGGTGGTTTAATTATTTTAACAACCCACTGATACCATCTAAAGAGCAGCAGTAGGCCCAGGGCTTTCAGTCCCTCTATTCCAAATGATGTTCGAGGGCATCTGTTTAACACgctcccttcccttcccaccaCCCCCATTGGCCCAGATCCGTACGTCAAAGTATCCCTGCTTTGTGACGGGCGGaggctgaagaagaagaaaacaaccaTAAAGAAGAACACTCTCAATCCCGTCTACAACGAGGCCATCATCTTTGACATTCCCCCGGAGAACATGGATCAAGTCAGCCTGCTCATCTCAGTTATGGATTATGATCGGTAGGTACGGGTCCCAGAGGGGCATGATTTGCCACCCCTCACTCCCACTCCAACACAGCACAGGGCTTCTTGACCTTGGACCTTGTGGTTCAGGGCTCAGGCGCACATTGGCCTCAAGTGTGGCTCCACCCAAGACGCCGGAGTTTGACGAAGAGCATGGATGGCCCCAACCAGAGGGCTTAAGCTTCACTTCCCACCTGACCCATTTCCATCAGCTCCACCTACCAGTCCCCATGGATTCACTGCCGACTATTCCCATCCCTCCACCTGACACTGAGTCCTATCATCTGTCCTTTAAAATATCTCCCTATCCTCTtggtttctgctgctgctgctgttctcACTCTGGGATGGCCATGCAGCCCCCTAGCTGACTCCTCCCTCCAGTAACTCCCTGCCTTAATCCAGCCACATACTAAGGGCATATCAAAAGACCACATTCTTCTTGGCTCTGCCCTTCTCAAGAACCATCATTGGCTCCTGTTGTCCAGGTGCTTCCCCCAGACTCTCAAAGCCTTCTTCCATAATCTGTACCCAGCATATCCACCCAACTTGACTTCCCTTCCTCAGATATACTCCCTCTCTTCCACTTATTCAAATCCTGCTCTTCCATCAAGGCTGGCTCaagaatattttccaactattccAGCCCCCATGGCTTCTTCTCTCTAGTTGTCACTCTAGGTAAAGGAGAAAGAAACCATGCAGTAAAGCCTCAATCCAGGATTTTTAGCACAAGTTCTCGGGCATAGTAGGAGCTGGGTGAATATGCTTGAGTGATGATTGATGTTGTTACCAAGTGAATAAATCACAACCCAGCCACTGGGGGTATGGAGCAGTGGTGCTCAAGACAGGCTGATTTATTTCCAAAGGCTGATGGCTCAAGCCAGGCTGTGATGTGCTGGCTGAGTCAAATAAGGGAAGAGACTTAAATGCTCCCAGCCCCGCAACATCAGGCTATCTACCCACCATTTCCAGAGATTCCAAACAAGTTCATTTTTGCTCATCTGTCTGTGTTCAATGTCCACCCAAGGAGTCTGGGCAAAGCTCCACTGCCGTTGGTACTCCGAGGCTCTGCTGACCATTTTTCAGAGCTAAGAGTCCTGAGTTAGACCTGCTGGGCAGAGTCCCAGGCTCCAGGAGCCCCTTTTCTGAGAGCATGTCTGGTCACCAATGCCAGGCCTTTTGTTTCTCCCTCAGCGTGGGCCACAATGAGATCATAGGAGTCTGTCGTGTGGGGATCACTGCTGAAGGCCTGGGCAGGGACCACTGGAATGAGATGCTGGCGTACCCACGGAAGCCCATCGCACACTGGCACTCCTTGGTGGAGGTAAAGAAATCCTTCAAAGAGGTGGGTGAGGTGGTGCTCAGCCTCTGGCATGTTTGCTGCATGGCTGCGTTGGCTGGAGAATGGCAATCAGCTTCAGTGAGACCCTCAGTCTTTCATGGGGAGGGGACATGGGGGCCATATGCTTCCCACCCAATGTGTAACCTCCAGGAAGAAGACGGAGGAAGAAGGTGGGAAGCTGCCTGGCAAAGAGCCCCTGGTGTTGGGCATTATTGAAAGCAAACTGAGTTCTTAATGGAAAGTAAGAACTTTGAGGAAGCCTTCTCAGCAGCTGTACTGTGCCAGGCCCGGAATGCTTTCACAAAACCCCTGGGCTAAGTTCCTCCTGTAAGAGAAAGCTCCAAGGGTGTGAGATCAGAACTTGGCAAGAAATTCTATCCCTGTCTAGCAGTAAGTTCTCTGAGGTTCGGATCAGTCAGTCAGCTTAGATGGTGATCACTGTTGGGGGGAAGATAGCATGGCCTCAAGGTGCCAGATCTTATACAGACATAATGGAAAGAGCACTGACTTGGGAGTCCTGAGACTTGGGCTGTGATCCCGGCCCCACCTGACTTGCTGTATAACCTTGAGCCAGTCACTTCCCtctcaactgcaaaaaaaaaaaaaacccttcaaaTGACATTTACAGTCTGCCCTACCCTCTGTCAAACCCTACCAATTTCCAGGTCCTGTGATTTCTCACCTGAGTGGTCCCCAGGCCTGCTTTTTCTCAAATGGTCAGAATGGGAGTGAGTGGCCAGGCAAGCCTTAGACCCCATTTTCCTCAGTCTCATCCTTCCCAGTCTACAACCTAGAAATCTGGGTGATTATTTACCTGTCTTAACAGCCTTCAAGCCTAGGAAGCCTAGGTAGCTGTATAATACTGGGAAATCtactaataaaaataaagcatcaTCCCTTCCCCTCAGTTTAAAAGCAGAGTCATCCCTCCCCTCACTGTGTGGTGCAAAAAAGTGGGCGGTAAACCCAGAGGACCTGTAGCTCCTGCCTCCTCGGGTGGACAAGGCCATTCCACCTGTTCCCAGCAGtgtgaggtgtctcaggagaCGCTGAGAGCTGAGGGGATTGGACATGTGGAATCCTGTGAGATAGAGAGGAGCTTAGGGAGAGCCAGGCTAATTGACCTACCTCCTAGGTGTGCGTGTGCTTTGCAAAGCCGTCTTACACTGCGACCTTTGAGGCCAGCCTCAAGGAGTAAAGCAGAAATGCAAAGTTCCCCTCAATCTGAGCCTCACGTTTCTGCCTGTGGTTGCCTTGATTTTACCACAGCTGTGGGGTTTTATGCACGAGACCAATCTCAGATCTCCAGCTGGCTCCCTCAAGAGAGCCTCTGCCCACATGTAGGAAAGTCTCTTTTCCAGAACGCCTTTCTTCAGGGTGTGGATGAGGTACCATTCTCCACCTACATAGGAGGCAGCTACTGGGCAGGACTCAGATGACCTGGAGCCAACATCTGACCCCTCATTGACCAGAGGGTAGATTCAACCCAGGGTGGGTGTACTGTGCCCCTCTTCCCccacccctcttttttttttagtcctttgGATATATTTAAGAGTAGGATAAATATACTAAACCTTTCAGGATGGTTTAGGAACACAGGCATGGAATAGAAGCTGGTGTGCCATGGGGCACACTGGTCCACTCtggtcttcagtttcctcattggcaAAATGAAGGGGTGGGTGAGATGATCTCTAAGGCCCTTCCCATCTCTGCTTTTCTATAAATCTCTGACCTAAATGACAACTGGGCCCATGAGCCAGCATCTTGCACTGTGACTGACTTTCTGATCTGGAATCTGCAAAAACCCACCCCTATTGCCAGGCTGGGCCTGTCCGTGGCAAACTGGAAATAACCACCAGAGCAGCAGCTGAAGTCGTGGGTGGGGGCGCTGGGTAACAGGAAGATATTGAGACTTGGCTCCAGAGTCACTTTCTTTCGTCATGAATGTAACCTAATTAAGTCAAATAATTGATTTTAAGTCCTGTTTCTTTGAGGACTCTAACTCACTAGTCCAgactacaaaagaaagaaagataaagtTGAATCGAGCCTTTGGAAATGAATATTTGATGAGACAGTAAAGAGAGTAACGGtgtatgaaaaatgaaaagagaataaATTGTTTCATGTCCTCTGGGCTTACTTGCTTCTTGACCTCTTACACCAGGCTCCTGAGACCATCCCACCCCTACTCACTACCCTACCATTTTTTGCTCAGTGGATTACTTCTCTGTATCGAGAAGCTGAAAATGACATTTGCCTTGGCAACTTAGGATTTCATCAGCTCaaatttgtataaatttttgcctACACCTTTAGCGCCCACAGTTCAAGTAGCTTCATAAAAATGCATTTAAATACCGTCAGGCTAATATTAAGTCAGTACTCTTTGTATTTACGGGATGCATGGTATTTGAGCATGTATCCATCCCGTTTAGAGCCGACATCTGCCTTCCTTTCAGCCCTGTTCTGGACgttgagcaagagccttgctcctGGAACTTGTTTCTCTCACTTGTATAATATAGAAATCTTATTCTCCAGCTCCCCGGAAGATAAATAGCATCGTATCTGTAAAGCTCTCTGTATTTATATTGCATCTTTCTTAgaggaggatccctggtggcacagcagttaaagctcttggctgtgaaccaaaagtttggcagttcaaacccaccagctgctctgggggagaaagatggggcagtctgcttccataacggttacagccttaaaaatcctatggggcagttctactctgtcctgtagggttgctatgagtcaaaatcagccgCACGGTGATGGGTTTTGGCTTCTTAAAGGAGTTTCAAGTGCTGtgatcatttcttttttattaatgaGAACAGAGGGCACCctacttgcttgcttgttttgggTTTAAAACAAGGTTATGGGGAATAAATGAACTGAAAAGACTTCTTTTTTCCTTGCTTGGGTTGTTTTCatgaataaaaattaattaagccATAGTGGGTGCCCTTCTCCTGGCAGAGGCTTCAGTCCCCTCCCCTCTCAGCACTCTTGCCCAGTTCTGTGTGTCATTGGCATTGCCACACTCAGAGCCCAGGTTGACCAGCAACTTTCTCTAGAGATTTCAGATCTCTGTCGGAATGTGACTGATTtcagaacaacaaaaaaccttactggaacacagccacccTGGAACAATAGTCCTCTGCGTGCTGGGGACAAGTTCTCTGCTCTTTCAGAGCCCCCATGACAACGACCCTCCTGGAATCATTCATCTTCCCATTGTCCATAATGAACCCCATCTCCTTCCTTTATTTATCTTCATAGGAAAAGGCAGGGACCAGCTGGGGAGCCAGTGGTCCCTCTTCATTCGTCCTGGGTAAACAATTAAGCTCCATATGACTACCTTTTAGGTTgttccataaagaaaaaaaaaaaaaaagataacctgTGAagccatttcattttttcttctctgacctgGCTCATCAGTCAGGCTGCTTAAGTGGCATGCTTGCCCAGGGGACAAGCCAGTAATTACCATGTACGTGGCACCAACATTAAAGGTTGTAACAGAAAAAGTAGAGCTCCTAAAATGAGTATCTGTTAAATGAAAGCGTTAGTAATCGTCTTGTGTCACCTTCTGGTTAAAAAACACTTGAGTCGGGAGTCAC
This region includes:
- the SYT6 gene encoding synaptotagmin-6 is translated as MFSLCYLPTAGRLTLTVIKCRNLKAMDITGYSDPYVKVSLLCDGRRLKKKKTTIKKNTLNPVYNEAIIFDIPPENMDQVSLLISVMDYDRVGHNEIIGVCRVGITAEGLGRDHWNEMLAYPRKPIAHWHSLVEVKKSFKEVGEVVLSLWHVCCMAALAGEWQSASVRPSVFHGEGTWGPYASHPMCNLQEEDGGRRWEAAWQRAPGVGHY